The Lycium barbarum isolate Lr01 chromosome 10, ASM1917538v2, whole genome shotgun sequence genome includes a region encoding these proteins:
- the LOC132615506 gene encoding polygalacturonase At1g48100-like has translation MEILRLLCVIITSMLLFYSQSINVEGRHHISKKQKSQSDSNAPNPVDVRVNEPSPASSPSNVVPSDPSYGGGSALNSDDNCIFDVMEYGAVGDGSTDDTDAFVAAWKCACQAESAVILVPADRTFMITSTIFSGPCKPGLEFRVNGVLMPPEGPECWPKEDSNKQWLVFYRLDNMTFTGTGTIEGNGEKWWELPCKPHRGPNGSTLHGPCDSPTMIRFFMSSNLVVRGLRIQNSPMFHMKFDGCEGVLIDQLSISSPKLSPNTDGIHIENTNSVGIYNSVIANGDDCISIGPGCSNVEIEAVTCGPSHGISIGSLGVHHSQACVSNITVRNAIIRDSDNGVRIKTWQGGSGSVTGFLFDTIQMENVRNCIIIDQYYCMTKDCRNETSAVYVRDISYRNIKGTYDVRSPPIHFACSDTIACTNITMSEVELLPHEGELVDDPFCWNAYGTQQTLTIPPIDCLQDGMPQSVGEAVEYTCST, from the exons ATGGAGATACTTCGTTTACTATGTGTTATTATTACTAGTATGTTGTTATTCTATAGTCAATCAATCAATGTGGAAGGAAGACATCACATTTCCAAGAAACAAAAGAGCCAAAGTGATAGTAATGCTCCTAATCCTGTTGATGTTCGTGTTAACGAACCATCACCAGCTTCTTCTCCTAGTAATGTTGTTCCGTCGGACCCGAGTTACGGAGGCGGGTCCGCTCTGAATTCTGACGATAATTGCATTTTCGACGTGATGGAGTATGGAGCCGTCGGGGACGGCTCCACGGACGACACGGATGCGTTCGTCGCGGCTTGGAAATGCGCGTGTCAAGCCGAATCCGCTGTGATTTTGGTTCCCGCGGACCGTACTTTCATGATCACTTCCACTATTTTCTCTGGCCCTTGTAAGCCTGGACTTGAATTTCGA GTAAACGGGGTGCTAATGCCACCAGAAGGACCGGAATGTTGGCCTAAAGAAGATAGTAACAAGCAATGGCTTGTGTTTTACAGACTTGATAATATGACTTTTACTGGTACTGGTACTATTGAAGGTAATGGTGAAAAATGGTGGGAACTGCCCTGCAAACCTCACcgg GGACCTAATGGCTCAACTTTACATGGACCATGTGACAGCCCTACT ATGATAAGGTTTTTCATGAGCTCGAATTTGGTGGTGAGAGGTTTAAGAATACAAAACAGTCCAATGTTCCACATGAAATTTGATGGGTGTGAAGGAGTATTGATAGACCAATTGTCAATTTCTTCACCTAAGCTTAGCCCAAACACTGATGGAATTCACATTGAGAACACCAACTCTGTTGGAATCTACAACTCTGTCATAGCCAATG GCGATGATTGCATATCAATAGGACCTGGTTGTTCAAATGTTGAGATTGAAGCAGTCACATGTGGGCCTAGTCACGGGATCAG TATTGGGAGCCTAGGAGTGCACCATAGCCAGGCATGTGTGTCAAACATAACGGTCCGTAACGCCATTATACGCGACTCAGACAACGGAGTTCGGATCAAGACATGGCAAGGCGGGTCCGGATCAGTAACAGGATTTTTATTTGACACAATTCAGATGGAAAACGTGCGAAACTGCATAATCATAGATCAATACTACTGCATGACAAAGGACTGTCGGAATGAGACGTCGGCCGTATACGTGCGCGACATCTCGTACAG GAACATCAAGGGCACCTACGACGTGAGGAGCCCTCCTATCCACTTTGCCTGTAGCGACACAATCGCCTGCACCAATATTACAATGTCCGAAGTTGAACTTCTCCCACATGAAGGTGAGCTCGTGGATGATCCGTTCTGTTGGAATGCTTATGGAACTCAACAGACGTTAACGATACCTCCGATTGATTGCTTGCAAGATGGAATGCCACAGTCGGTTGGAGAGGCTGTTGAATATACCTGCAGTACCTGA